From the Candidatus Dadabacteria bacterium genome, one window contains:
- the tsaB gene encoding tRNA (adenosine(37)-N6)-threonylcarbamoyltransferase complex dimerization subunit type 1 TsaB has product MKILGIETSTFSGSVSLSDDDALLCEYVFNTGPRHNEVLIPTIKRLFSDCGLGKDDLDAVCVSVGPGSFTSLRIGVSTAKALCYSLGAELVGVPSLEILTSNALWCGDCVCAMTDAGRGEVFFSFYDPESAEMTPAEIATPESVCARVRTKTVFVGSGSLLYENLIQDSAGERAVFLPANLNTPRASGCALLGRKKILSGHKDDPFTLTPFYLRRSAAEHKTVSVKRG; this is encoded by the coding sequence ATGAAAATCTTAGGAATCGAAACCTCTACTTTTTCAGGAAGCGTGTCATTATCCGATGATGACGCGCTTCTCTGCGAATATGTTTTCAACACCGGCCCAAGACACAACGAAGTGCTTATTCCCACCATCAAGAGGCTTTTTTCGGATTGCGGGCTCGGAAAAGATGATCTGGATGCGGTCTGCGTATCAGTGGGTCCGGGGTCTTTCACCTCTCTTCGCATAGGGGTCTCCACTGCGAAGGCCCTTTGTTATTCCCTGGGAGCGGAACTTGTGGGAGTTCCGTCCCTTGAGATTCTCACTTCAAACGCACTTTGGTGCGGAGACTGCGTGTGCGCCATGACCGACGCTGGCAGAGGAGAGGTTTTCTTTTCGTTTTATGATCCAGAAAGCGCAGAGATGACCCCCGCGGAAATTGCCACACCTGAGTCTGTGTGCGCCAGGGTGAGAACAAAGACCGTTTTTGTGGGCAGTGGGTCCCTGCTATACGAAAATCTAATACAGGATTCCGCAGGAGAAAGAGCCGTGTTTCTGCCTGCAAATCTGAACACCCCGAGGGCGTCTGGCTGTGCGCTTTTGGGAAGAAAGAAAATTCTTTCCGGGCACAAGGACGATCCTTTCACCTTAACCCCCTTCTATCTTCGCCGCTCCGCTGCGGAGCACAAAACGGTATCGGTGAAAAGAGGGTAA
- a CDS encoding ABC transporter substrate-binding protein produces the protein MKNICSVLYVFILICILVSSGCRSNDCADASLCIGVLIPERIFDGSYDSRRQAVVSAVEDINAAGGGIELVFGRDTDRSFDSDALRNVLDSGVDGIIGPATSADSVGLVDDLAGAKMVAISPSASSVEISTFADDGYFFRVIPSDAFQAPIIAKLIKQAGGKRAAILFRDDSYGRNLKDGLVESLKQAGVSSLEPIEYGEGSEAAVNAVVSAVNAEDNPVDSVVLVLFREGGANFMASMLKREELNGKVKYYGADSLSIESFAEIVVALDPEALSLEDMEGFVTTIAGPDPCRLEDGKEIFDEAGRYARQIYDAVVLMKLASIKSASSDPAVYVREMIGISRDGIKCRTYAECAGFLTDSDSTNDDIDYHGFSGEIDFDANGDATKGFYYVHTYDDMGERPEPVLVNLEGNPAGECKVDNR, from the coding sequence ATGAAAAACATCTGCTCAGTTCTGTACGTTTTCATCCTGATCTGCATTCTTGTTTCTTCAGGTTGCCGAAGCAATGACTGTGCGGATGCTTCTCTCTGCATAGGGGTGCTCATCCCCGAGAGGATTTTTGACGGCAGTTATGACAGCAGACGACAGGCGGTAGTTTCGGCCGTAGAAGATATTAATGCCGCAGGCGGTGGTATAGAGCTTGTTTTTGGCCGCGACACTGACCGTTCTTTTGATTCTGATGCCCTGAGGAATGTTCTGGACAGTGGGGTTGACGGAATAATAGGTCCGGCTACCTCTGCTGATTCTGTGGGTCTTGTGGATGATCTTGCCGGAGCGAAGATGGTCGCGATATCACCCTCGGCCAGTTCGGTTGAAATAAGCACTTTCGCTGATGACGGCTACTTCTTCAGAGTTATTCCATCGGACGCATTCCAAGCACCCATAATTGCGAAACTGATAAAGCAAGCTGGGGGAAAACGTGCGGCCATACTGTTTCGTGACGACAGTTACGGAAGAAACCTTAAGGACGGTCTTGTCGAATCCCTTAAGCAAGCGGGAGTAAGTTCACTTGAACCGATTGAGTATGGGGAAGGTTCCGAGGCGGCAGTAAATGCCGTAGTCAGTGCAGTAAATGCCGAGGATAATCCTGTGGACTCCGTGGTTCTCGTGCTGTTTCGTGAAGGGGGAGCGAACTTTATGGCAAGCATGCTCAAGAGGGAAGAGCTCAATGGAAAGGTGAAATACTACGGGGCGGATTCATTGTCAATTGAGAGCTTTGCTGAAATAGTTGTCGCCCTTGACCCCGAAGCACTTTCGCTTGAGGACATGGAAGGTTTTGTGACCACCATCGCGGGTCCTGACCCCTGCAGACTGGAAGACGGGAAGGAAATTTTTGATGAAGCGGGGAGATATGCAAGACAGATATACGATGCTGTTGTGCTGATGAAGCTTGCGTCCATTAAAAGCGCATCTTCTGATCCCGCCGTGTATGTCAGGGAAATGATAGGAATAAGCAGGGATGGGATCAAATGCAGAACTTATGCAGAATGTGCGGGATTTCTCACCGATAGCGACAGTACCAACGATGATATTGATTATCACGGTTTTTCGGGCGAGATTGATTTCGATGCTAACGGCGACGCAACTAAGGGTTTTTACTATGTACACACTTATGACGACATGGGTGAAAGGCCTGAACCTGTCCTCGTTAACCTGGAAGGGAATCCCGCAGGCGAGTGCAAGGTGGACAACAGATAG
- the ilvB gene encoding biosynthetic-type acetolactate synthase large subunit, which translates to MAKMLGAQMFFETLLHQGIDVVFGLPGGYVLKVYDVMTDYTDRIEHVLVRHEQGATHMADGYARASGKPGVVLCTSGPAATNTVTGIATAQMDSSPIVIFTGQVPTQYLGSDAFQEADHIGITRPCTKHNYLVRETRDLPRAMKEAFHIAGTGRPSPVLVDMPKDVLIGEDELVIPEDHEIDIKGYKPTMKGNPSQIKRAVEMLLASKRPVIYSGGGVIWSGATDELIEFCHRLQIPVASTLMGLGGYPASDPLFISMLGMHGSYAANMTVTESDLVISIGGRFDDRATGGNFDEFAPNAEIIHIDIDPSSIDKNITVQCPIVGDAKAVLRQILDALPGEIDLEGRESWLRRIQEWNEKHPLTYCQGSEKILTTYAIDMLYKITKGEAIIVSDVGQHQMWVAQFYKFERPRTHLTSGGLGTMGFSFPAAMGAKYARPDEQVICVAGDGSFQMNFQELATAVEYNMDLKIIVFNNRHHGMVRQWQTMFFEGNYSASRFEVLPDFVKLAEAFGARGLRAVRPEELEPTLREGLNTPGVVLMEIEVDCTEMVYPMIAPGASMDNMIMMPADLA; encoded by the coding sequence ATGGCCAAGATGCTCGGCGCACAGATGTTCTTTGAGACGCTTCTTCACCAAGGTATTGACGTGGTCTTCGGACTGCCGGGAGGGTACGTTCTCAAGGTGTATGACGTGATGACCGATTATACCGACAGGATAGAGCACGTGCTTGTGAGGCATGAACAGGGAGCTACGCACATGGCCGACGGGTATGCAAGGGCATCGGGAAAACCGGGAGTGGTACTTTGCACCTCGGGTCCTGCGGCAACCAATACCGTTACCGGCATTGCGACGGCGCAGATGGATTCATCTCCCATAGTTATCTTCACAGGACAGGTTCCTACTCAGTATCTTGGAAGCGACGCTTTTCAGGAAGCCGACCATATCGGCATAACAAGACCCTGCACGAAACATAACTATCTTGTACGAGAGACCCGGGATCTTCCAAGAGCTATGAAAGAGGCTTTTCACATAGCTGGTACTGGAAGACCCAGCCCTGTTCTGGTTGATATGCCCAAGGACGTTCTCATAGGAGAAGACGAGCTTGTAATCCCTGAGGATCACGAGATAGATATCAAAGGCTACAAACCCACTATGAAGGGAAACCCTTCGCAGATAAAAAGAGCGGTGGAGATGCTGCTTGCCTCAAAGCGGCCAGTTATTTATTCCGGGGGAGGAGTTATCTGGTCCGGGGCTACAGATGAACTGATTGAGTTCTGCCACCGGCTTCAGATACCTGTAGCGTCAACTCTTATGGGCCTGGGGGGTTATCCGGCAAGCGATCCGCTTTTTATAAGCATGCTCGGGATGCACGGTTCCTACGCCGCAAACATGACTGTTACTGAATCGGACCTCGTTATCTCGATCGGCGGGCGGTTTGATGACAGGGCTACGGGCGGGAACTTTGATGAGTTCGCCCCCAACGCGGAGATTATCCATATAGATATAGATCCCTCCTCGATAGATAAAAACATAACGGTTCAGTGTCCGATAGTAGGGGATGCAAAAGCTGTGCTGCGCCAGATACTCGATGCTCTACCCGGGGAGATTGATCTTGAGGGAAGGGAATCCTGGCTCAGGCGGATACAGGAGTGGAACGAAAAGCATCCGCTCACCTATTGCCAGGGAAGCGAGAAAATTCTGACTACCTACGCCATAGACATGCTCTACAAGATCACGAAAGGAGAGGCCATAATAGTTTCCGACGTGGGTCAGCACCAGATGTGGGTAGCACAGTTCTACAAGTTCGAAAGACCGAGAACCCATCTCACCTCTGGAGGGTTGGGAACTATGGGATTCAGTTTCCCCGCAGCCATGGGAGCGAAATATGCAAGGCCTGATGAGCAGGTTATATGTGTTGCCGGCGACGGAAGTTTCCAGATGAATTTTCAGGAACTCGCAACTGCGGTTGAATACAATATGGATCTTAAGATCATTGTTTTCAACAACCGCCACCACGGAATGGTAAGGCAGTGGCAGACGATGTTTTTTGAAGGCAACTATTCTGCTTCCCGGTTCGAGGTACTACCGGATTTCGTGAAGCTCGCGGAAGCGTTCGGCGCCCGCGGCCTTCGGGCGGTGAGGCCCGAGGAGCTTGAGCCCACTCTCAGGGAAGGCCTTAACACTCCGGGAGTTGTCCTCATGGAGATAGAAGTCGATTGTACCGAGATGGTTTATCCGATGATAGCCCCCGGCGCGTCAATGGACAACATGATAATGATGCCCGCGGATCTTGCCTGA